ACCGGGATGCGCTCCTGGACCAGATCTACCACAACTACCGCGAGAACCGCTTCCGCGCCATGGGAGCCTTCCTCGAGCGGATGACCATCACGCCGGACGGCGTGGCGTACGCCGTGCTGGACCGCGGATTCCTGCGCCGCTATGACGTGCAGGACGGCGAGACCGAAGGTTTCGTCAACCTCCCGCTCGGCATTGCCGGCGTGTGCATGAGCATCTTCCTCAAGGAGGACGAAGGCCACTTCCGCGTGTCGATCCGCTCCCGGGCGGGCGTATCGGCCAACCGCCTGGCGGCCGAGGCCTTCCACGGCGGCGGCCATGCCTGCGCGGCCGGCGGCAAACTCTACTTCCCGGCAGACATCCCCGCCCCTGAAGCGGCGGGCGGATACATAGCAACCGTGACGGCACGATTTATGCGGAATCAAGGGCCGTCCCAAAGTGAATGATATGAAGAAGACACTCGTATATCTGACCCTCGCGGCCGTCCTGCTCGGCGCATGCGCCAAGGCCCCGAAAACCAGCAAGAACGAATCGGCCAGGCGCTATCTCGAATCCTGGATGCACCTGAACCATCCGGATGCGCAGAAGACGCCGCTGGGCTCCTATATCATCGAAGACATTCCCGGGACCGGAGCTCCCGCCGGGACGAACAGCCAGCACCCGTACGCGCAGGTCGCCTATACGGTCCGCGACCTGGCCGGCGCCGTGTCGCTCACGACCGACGAGCGCCTCAGCAAGCAGCTGGGCACGTACAACGAGCAGGGCTACTATGGCCCGGTCCTCTGGTACCGCGGCGACAACGCCCTCCTGGCAGGCCTCGAGGAAGCGGTCGCCGACATGCGCTGCGGCGGCACGCGCACGATCGTCATCCCCGGCTGGCTGATGGGTTCCGAGTCCACGACCGGTACCGCATACCACTACGACACGGCCGAGGAATACTATGAGAAAGTCTCCGGCTCCGCGCCGGCCGTCTATACGATCACGCTGACGGACGCCTTCGACGACGTCGTCAAGTGGGAGAACGATTCGCTCGCCCGCTATGTCCCGGCCCACTTCCCCAAGCTGGCCGCGGCGGATTCCGTGAAGCAGGGCTTCTACTACTGCCGCACGGAGACTCCCTCCAGCCTCAAGGAGTTCACCAAGGACACGACGATCTACGTCAACTACATCGGCCGCCGGCTGGACGGCGTGGTCTTCGACACCAACATCGCGGACACGGCCAAGTATTACGGCCTCTACTCCGCTTCGCGGAAATACGGCCCGGCCGCCATCAAATGGTATGGCTCCGAGGGGGACTACACGGACATGGAGATGACCTCCGCGGGCAGTTCCACCTCCACTTCGGTCATCCCCGGTTTCGCCTTCGGCCTCGACCAGATGCACCCGCACGAGAAGGGCACGGCCATCTTCAGCTCCAGCTGGGGATACGGCTCCCGCTCCGCTTCCTCCGCCATTCCGGCGTATTCCCCGCTCCGCTTTGACTTCGAGATCGTAGACAAACCCTGACCCCCATGGCAGCGAGCAGCGCGGCTCCGACTGAGCTCGGAACCCGGAAAATCAGCACGCTTCTGCGCCAGTACGCCGTCCCGGGCATCATCGCCCAGACGGCGGCGTCGCTTTACAATATGGTCGACAGCATCTACATCGGCCATATCCCCGGCGTGGGCTCGTCCGCGATCAGCGGACTGGCCGTGACTTTCCCGCTGATGAACCTGTCCATCGCGATGGGCACGCTGGTCGGCGTGGGCGCGATGACGCTCATCTCCGTCCTGTTGGGCCAGCGCAACTACCAGGCGGCCCAGAAGGTGCTCTCCAACGTCCTCACGCTCAACGTCATCATCGGCCTCGTCTTCTCGGTCGTCACCCTGTCGTTCCTGAGTCCGATCCTGCGTTTCTTCGGCGCGAGCGACGTCACGCTGCCCTTCGCGCGTGACTATATGTCCATCATCCTGGCGGGCAACGCCTTCACGCACCTGTATTTCGGCTTCAACGGCCTGATCCGGGCGTCCGGGCATCCCCGCGTGGCGATGAACCTGACCCTGTTCACGGTCATCAGCAACGCCATCCTCGACCCGATCTTCATCTTCGTCCTCGGGATGGGCATCCGCGGCGCGGCCATCGCGACCGTGCTCTGCCAGCTGATGGCGCTCGTCTACACGCTCCGCTTCTTCTCCGACAAGACGCGCCTGCTGCATTTCAGCAAGCCGCTCTTCCAGCTGGACTGGCACGTGGCGAAGCAGTCGCTCGCCATCGGCGTGGGCCCGTTCCTGATGAACGTCGCCGCCTCGATGGTGGCCCTGTTCATCAACCAGCAGCTGGGCAAATACGGCGGCGACCTCGCGATCGGCGCCTACGGCATCGTCAACCGCCTGACGATGTTCTTCGTGATGATCAACATGGGCTTCAGCCAGGGTCTGCAGCCGATCGCCGGCTACAACTACGGCGCCCGCCAATATACCCGTGTCCGGGAAGTCTTCATCCTGACGGCCAAGTGGGAGGTGCTCGTCACCTTCCTCTGTTTCCTGATGTCGGAGCTGATCCCGCGCACCGCCGTGGGCCTGTTCACCAACGACCCGCAGCTGGTCGACTTCGCGTCGCGCGGCCTGCGGATCATGAACTGCGGCTTCGCGCTGGTGGGCTTCGGCATGGTCACGGGCAATTTCTTCCAGTGTCTGGGGATGGTCCGCAAGTCCATCTTCCTGTCCCTGTCGCGTCAGTTGCTTTTCCTGCTGCCGCTGATCTACACCCTGCCGCTCTGGCTGCAGGAGACGGGGGTCTGGATCAGTTTCCCGATCTCCGATACGCTCAATGTCATCATTTCCGCCGTGCTGATCGTCCGGCTGTTCCGCAAGTTCGACCGGCTCAAGGACGGCGAGAATCCTGATATTCTCGGCAGTACCATTCAATCCTGACGCGTTATGGACAAGCACATCATCATCAACATCGGCCGCCAGTTCGGAGCGGGCGGCAAGGGCGTAGCCGACGTGCTCGGCGAGCGCCTGGGCATCCCGGTCTATGACAACGAGCTGCTGCAGAAGGCGGCGGAAGAGAGCGGGTTCAGCCCGGCCATCTTCAAAAGAAGCGACGAGAAGCGGCACCTGTGGCGCTTCGGCACCCTCTTCGGCCTGAGCCGTGCGAGTTCCTACGCGCCGTCGGCCATCGACGGCACGGAGCTGTTCAAGTTCCAGAGCCAGGCGATCCGCGACATCGCCCAGAAAGGCAGCGCCATCTTCGTGGGCCGCGCCTCCGACTACGTCCTGCGGGACATGGAGTGCCTGGACGTGTTCATCTGCGCCCCGATGGAGGACCGCGTCAAGCGCGTATGCGAGCGGACGGGGATGTCGGCCGAAGAGGCCGAGAAGTTCATTACCCGGAAAGAGAAGGCGCGCAGCGACTACTACAACTTCTTCACCTTCGGCAACTGGGGCGTGGCATCAAACTATGACCTCTGCCTGGACTCCTCCCTGTTGGGTCTGGAAGGAGCGGCAGAGGTCATCATCGATTTCGGTCGCCGCGCAGGGTTGCTCTAGCCCTTCGGCCGAAGGCCTGGCGGATCAGAGCGCCAGACCGAGGTGCAGGCCGATCGACGGGCCGATCGACGGGCCGAAGAAGACGTTGGACTTGCCCCACAGGCGGATGGACACGCCCGGCTGCCAGGAAAGATACCACTTGAGTGCCCCTACCTTCGGCTCCCCGTCAATGACGTACCCGCTCACATTGTACACATAGGACCCGCCGACCATCACGTCGCTGTATAAGGAAATGCGGCGCGTACGGTCCAAGGGGATATAGTGGCGGTGATAGAGAAAGAAGTCCAGCTGTTTTGCCTGGGCCGGATTGGCATCATATGTAACCCAGCCGTGCCCGAGGCCCAGTCCAAACACCTTGTTCGGGCTGGTCCGGATGCCGGCGGTCAGGGACACTTCTTCATAATAGATCATAGCGTTGCCCCGCACGCTGAACTCGGGCTTCCAGTATTTGCGCCCCTCGGCGGACAGGTGCGCCTTGACCTCCTCGAAATAATTCTTGGCCACGAAATTGGGCGTTTCGAAGTTCAGCTTGTCACCAACGACCGCGGACGTCGTGTCTGCCGTCTGGGCAAAAGCGGGAACCAGGATCATGAGAGCGGAAAGGATAGTGATGAGATGTTTCATAGTATTGTGGTTTTATTGTTTGTCGAACATGGAACGGAGGTCCTCCAGGGTGGCGCTGCCCTCCAGGTACAGGATGGTGATGATCCAGGCGGGGCCTTCCGGACGGGCCTGGTAGCAGAGATAGCGGTGGACCTTCCCCCGCTGGGCGGGCTGGACCAGGGCGTAGGTCAGGAGGTCGCCGGTCATTTCCGTCTCGGCGGATACCGCCGCCTCCGCGTCGGCTTTCACCAACGCAGCCACCTCCAGGGCCGTTTTTCCATCAACTTGGAACCGGACGCTGCGGTAGAAGTCAAGTTTGTAGGTAGTCATGCTGCTTCCGCGGACCTCGGTCTTGACCATACGGTCGGAAGGGATGACCCGTCCCCGGAAGATGGCGTTGCTGTTCAAGCCCCGCTGCGCAAAGGCCGCTCCGACTGACAGGAGCAGAGCCAGAAAACAAAGAAGTAATTTTTTCATCGCCGGAACATTTCTATGAGGTTTGTTTCGGCGGGCGATTCGCCCGCAAAAAAGTCCGCCAGCGAAGCGTCCACGGACGCCATGATCTGCTCGCTGTCGGTAGAAGTTTCTCCGTAAGCATAAAGGATGCACATATCGCGTCCTGTCCCCTTGTTGCGGGAGGCAATCCCGACGGACAGGAGGATGACGAGAGCGGCCGCGGCGGCGGCCCAGGAATAGACCAGGCGCGGCCGCACCTGGCGGTGCCTGCGCTCCCGGCCGATGGACAGGTAGCCCAGCACGCCCCGCAGTTCCTCGAACGCGGGATCGTCCGTCCTGGCAGCGTACCGGGCAAGTTTCCGCTCCTCTGCCGGAGTGGTCTCGCCTTCCCAGTAGCGCTGCATCAAGGCTGTGTATTTCTCTTTATCTGTCATCTTTCAGTGCATTTCTAAGTGTTTTGCGGGCGCGGGAGAGCTGCATCCTCGCCGCGGCCGGCTCCATGCCGAGTTCCCGCGCTATGTCTTCCAGGGTCCGCCCGCCGTATTCTTTCTCCTCCAGGATGTACCGCTGCGTCTGTGTCAGTTCCGACTCGATCTTGCGGTGCATGGCGTCGTAGGCTTCCTCCTTGTCCTCCGTG
The sequence above is a segment of the Bacteroidales bacterium WCE2004 genome. Coding sequences within it:
- a CDS encoding FKBP-type peptidyl-prolyl cis-trans isomerase; its protein translation is MKKTLVYLTLAAVLLGACAKAPKTSKNESARRYLESWMHLNHPDAQKTPLGSYIIEDIPGTGAPAGTNSQHPYAQVAYTVRDLAGAVSLTTDERLSKQLGTYNEQGYYGPVLWYRGDNALLAGLEEAVADMRCGGTRTIVIPGWLMGSESTTGTAYHYDTAEEYYEKVSGSAPAVYTITLTDAFDDVVKWENDSLARYVPAHFPKLAAADSVKQGFYYCRTETPSSLKEFTKDTTIYVNYIGRRLDGVVFDTNIADTAKYYGLYSASRKYGPAAIKWYGSEGDYTDMEMTSAGSSTSTSVIPGFAFGLDQMHPHEKGTAIFSSSWGYGSRSASSAIPAYSPLRFDFEIVDKP
- a CDS encoding putative efflux protein, MATE family codes for the protein MAASSAAPTELGTRKISTLLRQYAVPGIIAQTAASLYNMVDSIYIGHIPGVGSSAISGLAVTFPLMNLSIAMGTLVGVGAMTLISVLLGQRNYQAAQKVLSNVLTLNVIIGLVFSVVTLSFLSPILRFFGASDVTLPFARDYMSIILAGNAFTHLYFGFNGLIRASGHPRVAMNLTLFTVISNAILDPIFIFVLGMGIRGAAIATVLCQLMALVYTLRFFSDKTRLLHFSKPLFQLDWHVAKQSLAIGVGPFLMNVAASMVALFINQQLGKYGGDLAIGAYGIVNRLTMFFVMINMGFSQGLQPIAGYNYGARQYTRVREVFILTAKWEVLVTFLCFLMSELIPRTAVGLFTNDPQLVDFASRGLRIMNCGFALVGFGMVTGNFFQCLGMVRKSIFLSLSRQLLFLLPLIYTLPLWLQETGVWISFPISDTLNVIISAVLIVRLFRKFDRLKDGENPDILGSTIQS
- a CDS encoding Cytidylate kinase gives rise to the protein MDKHIIINIGRQFGAGGKGVADVLGERLGIPVYDNELLQKAAEESGFSPAIFKRSDEKRHLWRFGTLFGLSRASSYAPSAIDGTELFKFQSQAIRDIAQKGSAIFVGRASDYVLRDMECLDVFICAPMEDRVKRVCERTGMSAEEAEKFITRKEKARSDYYNFFTFGNWGVASNYDLCLDSSLLGLEGAAEVIIDFGRRAGLL